The Neorhizobium sp. NCHU2750 genome contains the following window.
ATGCACTGGTGCCGTAACGATCGCCGATGATGAAATCAGGCCGCACATCCGATCCGGAAAGCCGGATATTGCCAGGCATCGAATGGCAGTCGATCAGTACGCTGAGGCCAAATCGCGCATGGGTGCGCGCGATCAGCTTCCTGAGGCAGGCATGATAAGGCTTGTAGATGCCCTCGACCCGCGACAACCCCTCGTCCACCGACAGACGCTTGCGATAGATTTCCATGTTTTCCGCGACGATCCGCGGGATCGTCCCGAGCCCTCCGGCGACCCGCATCGAACCGATATTGACGTATGGCGGCAGAGGACCGTCGAACATCCTGGGATCGAGCTCATAGGGCTCGCGATTGACATCGAGGTAGGCACGCGGAAAGTGTGCGACGAGCAGCGGCGCGCCAAGCTCCGGCGCATCGGCAAACAACTCGTCGACGTAATGATCGGCCGAACGACGGATGGAAAGCGCGTCCAGATTGCTCTCCGCCAGGAAATCCACAGGATATTGGCTGCCGCTATGGGGAGAGTTGAAAACGAAGGGAATGGTTTGCAGCGCGGGCTCTCTGACCTCGAAATGCTGGCAATCTCCCGCGGCCTGATCCATCCTGCCTTTACCATTTCACGAACTAGTCTGACGCGTCATGTTGCCAGTTGCCCGGCGCCAAGTCCATACTATCTATAACCTACCAACACCCTTCCAGGCCGGTTAAACGGAAATTTACCGCAAACAGGCATTGTGGAGTGACCATTACAACCTCTGGCATGCACGGATAGCGGTCTCGAAGATGATACAGAAAATCCTTCTCGCCGAAGACGACAACGATATGCGCCGTTTTCTGGTGAAGGCACTGGAAAAGGCGGGATACAAGGTCGCCTCTTTCGATAATGGCGCAAGCGCCTATGACCGGCTCCGCGAAGAGCCCTTCTCCCTTCTTTTGACCGACATCGTCATGCCGGAAATGGACGGGATCGAGCTTGCCCGCCGGGCGACCGAACTCGACCCGGACCTGAAGGTGATGTTCATCACCGGTTTTGCAGCGGTCGCGCTCAACTCCGATTCCAAGGCTCCGAAGGATGCCAAGGTCCTGTCCAAGCCCTTCCACCTTCGCGACCTCGTCGACGAAGTGAACAAGATGCTTGCCGCAGCCTGATTCAATCGGCTGATTCTTTTGAGAAATCCGGCCCCGCCAGACGGAGGCCGGATTTATTCGGGGCCAAGGCTGGCAATCCACAGCCGCAAAATCCCGGAAATGTGGGGCCTTCAAAAAAGCTTCGCATTTCTTCCAAAAAACCAGTTGACGGCCCGACCACTCTATGGTCTATGCGCCGACATCGGATGGGCGTGTAGCTCAGCGGGAGAGCACTACGTTGACATCGTAGGGGTCACAGGTTCAATCCCTGTCACGCCCACCATTCCGATACTCGCAAGGCCCTGTTAACGCAGGGCTTTTTGCTTTTCTGGGGCTATCAAGACCCCTCACCTACCCCCTCGCAGCGCCCATTGAAAACGTTGAGCAACCCGCTACGCTCCCCTCACCTAAAAATCACTTTCGGAGGGGTTTCGCATGAGTCGCGGTGCATTCCGGCAGGCCGATCTTGAGAGGATTTTCCGAGCCGCCAAGACGGTTGGATCAATAGTAAAGATCGATCTCCGAACGCTGGTCGTTACCGTCATTGCCAGGGAAGAAGCAGAGCCTGATCCCTTGACGGACTTGGCACCCGACGGGAAAGATAACTTTGACGATTAGCGCGAGATGGAATGGTGCCCGACGAGGAATACAATCCCCTAATCGAACTCGCCAAAGCACTTGCCCGCCGTCAGGCGAGGATAGATGCTGAGGAGGAATCGAACGGGAGGGATAGGATGGACGGTCCTGCAGGGGGAAGAGGAAAATGGTCGGAAGCTGGCGTTCCTAAAAAAGGTTGGGAGTGCATCAACGTCGAGGATCTAGGCGAGCCGGCGAAGCGGTGCGAGATGTGCGAGGCAGTCGAAATCCGCTACGTTCACTACATGGTCAATACACGATACGACGGGCAGCTTGCTTGCGGCGTAGTTTGCGCTGGTCATATGGAAGAGGATTTGGCAGGAGCCGAGGTCCGTGACAAATCAATGCGTAGCGATGCCGCAAAGCGGAAACGCTTTCCTACCCTAAAGAGCTGGGGGTTAAGTCAAAAGCAAAATCCGACCCTCAAGAAGGGGCCATTCACTATTACTGTTTTTCAAAGAGGGAAATATTGGCGAGCGGTTGTTAACACCCGAGGCGTAGACAAACCGCTGTATACTCGCGATGTGTTCTCAACCAAGGAGGAAGCGCAACGCGCCGCGTTCGACACGCTCATCGTTGCGGAGCAACGGGCGAAGAAAAACCGTCGAACCGCCCCTCTTGCAGATGATTTCGATCTAGAGTTCTAACGTCTGAATGTTGAGTACGCTTCTCATCTGCGCTTCGCTGTTCGTAATCGACGGCGATACCGTGAAGTGCCAGCCCGGCGGTCAGAACCTTCGCCTGCTTGGCGGTGGCGTCGTGAACGAGTGGGGGATAGACACGCCTGAGATCGGCAGTCACGCCCGATGCACGAAGGAACGCAAGCTGGCACTGATCGCCAATAAGCGCTTGCGGGATATCATTGAGGGGAAAGATATCAGGATCGAGGTGAAAGGCCACGACCGGACGCCGAGCAAAAGGCCACTTGTGAACCTCTATCTGCCCGATGGGCGCGAGGTTGGCCAAATCCTAATCAAGGAAGGGACGGCCCGAGCATGGCGCCCGGGCATCAGGAACGATTGGTGCAGCGGCCAGCAAGGTAACGGTCGATGATGATCAGTTTCCTTGTGCGGCTTTAAATACCTCGAGCAGGTGCTGGAGATGAGGAGGAAGCATTTCGTCCTTGTTACGGTCTCCATGCGTTCTGAATAGCCCAGCGAGGATCTTGATTATTATTATGACGCTCGATGAAATGACCGCCACGATCAATCCCACTCGGCCGTAATTACCAATCAAAATGAAGAACCATTGATGGTAAAAGAGCATGCAGACCAAAAGAAGGTTGACAAACAGGACGTAGACCAGTGCGCATGTGACCATCAGCTTACGAAGCTTGCTTATCGTCGAAGCCTCGCTTCGCAGGTCTGAGACGTAATCGCGCACCTCGTTAATGAGATCCGACTGCAGACCTTTTTGCTCGAGAAGCAGCTCTACTGCAGGCCATTTCTCAAGGATCATAGAGACTTTGTCTTGTCCCTGTCCATGCGATGGCTCTCCGAGCGGGTTTTCACCGGTGATAGCCATTTAGATGCTCGCAATGCCGCGCTGCTTCGCGAGAGATCTATAGTGCTCTTTCATCCCTGATTC
Protein-coding sequences here:
- the cpdR1 gene encoding response regulator CpdR1, which encodes MIQKILLAEDDNDMRRFLVKALEKAGYKVASFDNGASAYDRLREEPFSLLLTDIVMPEMDGIELARRATELDPDLKVMFITGFAAVALNSDSKAPKDAKVLSKPFHLRDLVDEVNKMLAAA
- a CDS encoding thermonuclease family protein; translation: MLSTLLICASLFVIDGDTVKCQPGGQNLRLLGGGVVNEWGIDTPEIGSHARCTKERKLALIANKRLRDIIEGKDIRIEVKGHDRTPSKRPLVNLYLPDGREVGQILIKEGTARAWRPGIRNDWCSGQQGNGR
- a CDS encoding N-formylglutamate amidohydrolase — protein: MDQAAGDCQHFEVREPALQTIPFVFNSPHSGSQYPVDFLAESNLDALSIRRSADHYVDELFADAPELGAPLLVAHFPRAYLDVNREPYELDPRMFDGPLPPYVNIGSMRVAGGLGTIPRIVAENMEIYRKRLSVDEGLSRVEGIYKPYHACLRKLIARTHARFGLSVLIDCHSMPGNIRLSGSDVRPDFIIGDRYGTSASAELSRAALQFFDDMGFTAVRNKPYAGGFITEHYGRPVRGLHALQIEINRGLYVDETTLEKRDEFPIIAAALSTFMRRMSDYVADFSGGMTALAAE